The proteins below are encoded in one region of Neisseria macacae ATCC 33926:
- the cysE gene encoding serine O-acetyltransferase has product MKKDHLNTTDFNLWHTIREETAAAAAAEPMLASFLHQTVLRHDSLDSVLAYHLSSKLGSPIMDVRALFEIYQQALGSDARISNCVEADLKAIYERDPACDEYSLPLLYFKGFHAIQAHRINHWLYQNGRKTLAYFLQNRMSEVFGVDIHPAARFGHGLMLDHATGFVAGETAVLGNNISILHGVTLGGSGKESGDRHPKIGDGVMIGANASILGNIRIGDNSKIGAGSVVVADVPSSITVVGVPAKPVGRSVKTPSADMDQSLQGTAMDFVI; this is encoded by the coding sequence ATGAAAAAAGACCACCTGAACACAACCGATTTCAACCTCTGGCATACCATCCGCGAAGAAACCGCAGCCGCAGCCGCTGCCGAACCGATGCTGGCGAGCTTTTTGCACCAAACCGTATTGCGCCACGATTCGCTCGATTCCGTCCTTGCTTATCATCTTTCCAGCAAACTCGGCAGCCCGATTATGGACGTACGCGCCCTGTTTGAAATTTACCAGCAGGCATTGGGCAGCGACGCGCGCATCAGCAACTGCGTCGAAGCCGACTTGAAAGCCATTTACGAACGCGACCCCGCCTGCGACGAATATTCGCTGCCGCTTTTATATTTCAAAGGTTTCCACGCCATTCAGGCGCACCGCATCAACCACTGGCTCTATCAAAACGGCCGCAAAACGCTGGCGTATTTCCTGCAAAACCGTATGTCGGAAGTGTTCGGCGTCGATATTCACCCCGCCGCCCGTTTCGGTCATGGGCTGATGCTCGACCACGCCACCGGTTTCGTCGCCGGCGAAACCGCCGTGTTGGGCAACAATATTTCCATCCTGCACGGCGTAACGCTCGGCGGCTCGGGTAAGGAAAGCGGCGACCGCCATCCGAAAATCGGCGACGGCGTGATGATTGGCGCGAACGCTTCGATATTGGGCAACATCCGCATCGGCGACAATTCCAAAATTGGCGCAGGCAGTGTGGTCGTTGCGGACGTACCGTCGTCAATCACCGTCGTCGGCGTGCCTGCCAAACCGGTGGGGCGTTCGGTCAAAACCCCGTCGGCAGACATGGACCAGAGTTTGCAGGGAACGGCGATGGATTTTGTGATTTGA
- the grpE gene encoding nucleotide exchange factor GrpE has product MSEHHEQYQHETEEAANAEAAQAPKTEQPEATEPPTYEELQARIAELEGQLKDSELRGLANEQNLRRRHQQEIADTHKFAGQKFAAEMLPVKDYLEMALLDQSGNFDALKMGVQMTLNELQKAFDATHIKEINPQPGDKLDPHQHQAMQAVVSEQEPNTIVSVMKKGYTLSDRVLRPAMVVVAKQES; this is encoded by the coding sequence ATGAGCGAACATCACGAACAATATCAACACGAAACCGAAGAGGCGGCAAACGCAGAAGCCGCCCAAGCCCCCAAAACCGAACAACCCGAAGCTACCGAACCGCCGACTTACGAAGAATTGCAGGCGCGTATCGCCGAGTTGGAAGGGCAGTTGAAAGACAGCGAACTGCGCGGTTTGGCGAACGAGCAAAACCTACGCCGCCGCCATCAACAGGAAATCGCCGATACGCACAAATTCGCCGGACAAAAATTCGCCGCCGAAATGCTGCCGGTCAAAGACTATCTCGAAATGGCGCTGCTCGACCAAAGCGGCAATTTCGACGCGCTGAAAATGGGCGTGCAAATGACGCTGAACGAATTGCAAAAAGCGTTTGACGCCACGCACATCAAAGAAATCAACCCGCAGCCCGGCGACAAACTCGACCCGCACCAACATCAAGCGATGCAGGCGGTCGTCAGCGAGCAAGAGCCGAACACCATCGTCAGCGTCATGAAAAAAGGCTACACCCTGTCCGACCGCGTATTACGTCCCGCGATGGTTGTCGTGGCGAAACAAGAATCCTGA